A region of candidate division KSB1 bacterium DNA encodes the following proteins:
- a CDS encoding citrate (Si)-synthase: MATLKQKLAEQIPRLREDIANLVKTHGDKVISEVTVAQAYGGMRGVKALICDTSLVDPEKGLIIRGIPIAELTSKTPEEIFYLLCTGELPDKAALEDLKKEFTARAKVPDYVWAVLRAMPKDSHPMAMFDTAILVMERESVFRKRYDEGMSKTEYWEPMLEDSLNLLARIPAVAAGVYRIRFKDGKLIPPDPKLDWSANYVRMLGFDDPTGEFANLMRLYMVLHSDHESGNVSAHTSHLVGSALSDAYYAVSAGLNGLAGPLHGLANQECLKFVLEIREKYKGVPKDEELKKFAWDTLNSGKVIPGYGHAVLRATDPRFTAFHAFGKRVCPTDEVFQIVDRLFAVVPQVLMEHGKAKNPWPNVDAGSGALLYYFGLKEFDYYTVLFGVSRALGMCAQLIVDRAMGAPIERPKSVGTDWVKKQVGAA; the protein is encoded by the coding sequence ATGGCGACCTTGAAGCAGAAGCTTGCCGAGCAAATACCTCGTTTGCGCGAGGACATTGCCAACCTGGTGAAAACCCATGGCGACAAGGTCATTTCCGAAGTGACGGTGGCCCAGGCATATGGAGGCATGAGGGGTGTCAAAGCCCTGATCTGCGATACCTCACTGGTTGACCCGGAAAAGGGGTTGATCATTAGAGGCATACCCATCGCAGAGCTCACCAGCAAGACCCCAGAAGAGATTTTCTACCTGCTTTGCACCGGCGAGTTGCCGGACAAAGCTGCGTTGGAGGACCTCAAGAAGGAATTCACTGCCCGGGCCAAAGTGCCAGACTATGTGTGGGCTGTGCTGCGCGCCATGCCCAAGGACTCTCACCCTATGGCCATGTTCGACACCGCCATCTTGGTGATGGAGCGGGAGTCGGTGTTCCGCAAGCGCTACGACGAGGGCATGAGCAAGACCGAATACTGGGAGCCGATGCTGGAGGACTCGCTCAACCTCCTCGCGCGGATTCCAGCAGTGGCTGCAGGCGTGTACCGCATCAGGTTCAAAGATGGCAAGCTCATTCCGCCTGACCCAAAGCTTGACTGGAGTGCCAACTATGTGCGCATGTTGGGCTTCGACGACCCGACCGGCGAGTTTGCTAATCTGATGCGCCTCTACATGGTGTTGCACAGCGATCACGAGAGCGGCAACGTGAGCGCACACACCTCCCACCTGGTTGGCTCGGCGCTATCGGATGCCTATTACGCCGTTTCGGCCGGGTTGAACGGCTTGGCAGGTCCCTTGCATGGATTGGCTAACCAGGAATGCCTCAAGTTCGTGCTGGAGATCCGCGAGAAGTACAAGGGCGTACCCAAGGATGAGGAGCTGAAAAAGTTCGCCTGGGATACGCTTAATTCTGGCAAGGTAATCCCGGGATACGGGCATGCAGTGCTCCGCGCCACCGACCCGCGCTTCACAGCGTTCCATGCTTTTGGCAAGCGCGTCTGCCCCACTGATGAGGTGTTCCAGATCGTGGACCGGCTGTTCGCGGTGGTGCCGCAGGTGCTGATGGAGCATGGCAAGGCCAAGAACCCGTGGCCGAACGTGGATGCTGGTTCGGGAGCGCTACTCTACTACTTTGGGCTCAAAGAGTTTGACTATTACACGGTGCTGTTTGGTGTGTCGCGGGCTTTGGGCATGTGCGCTCAGCTCATTGTGGACCGTGCCATGGGCGCGCCCATCGAGCGGCCCAAGTCCGTGGGCACCGATTGGGTCAAGAAGCAAGTGGGTGCGGCCTGA
- a CDS encoding aconitate hydratase: MGQNLVQKIIAAHLVEGQMKAGEVVAIRIDQTLTQDATGTMAYLQFEAMGIPRVRTELSVSYIDHNTLQDGFENADDHRYLQSVAAKYGIYLSKAGNGICHQVHLERFGIPGKTLLGSDSHTPTGGGLGMMAIGAGGLDVAVAMGGGAFYLTYPKVLKIVLTGRLKPWVAAKDVILKVLEMLTTKGNVGWMIEYGGPGIATLSVPERATITNMGAELGVTTSLFPSDEVTRQFLRAQGREEVWVPLAPDSDAEYDRVIELDLASIEPMVARPHSPDNVCRVKEVAGLKVDQVCVGSCTNSSVKDLLTVAAVLKGRTVHPEVSFVVAPGSKQVLRMIADCGALSDLVAAGARIMEATCGFCIGNGQAPPTNGVSIRTNNRNFEGRSGTKSAQVYLVSPETAAACALTGVITDPRELGLPYPAIPMPERFTIDDSLILPPAKEPEKVTIVRGPNIGDPPANTPLPDALQAEVVLKVGDKITTDHIMPAGSRLKYRSNVPKYATFVFEPVDPTFPERCMRNKQAGVHNVVVGGWSYGQGSSREHAALCPMYLGVRAVIAKSLERIHTANLINFGILPLRFKEEADYERFSQGDRLEMPDLKLRLLKGEPVLVRKVATGEEIELVYDLSERQRAIIVAGGLLNYTRAQQ; this comes from the coding sequence ATGGGACAAAATCTTGTGCAAAAGATCATTGCTGCCCATCTGGTGGAGGGCCAGATGAAAGCAGGCGAGGTGGTGGCCATCCGCATTGACCAGACCCTCACGCAAGATGCGACCGGTACCATGGCCTATCTCCAGTTTGAGGCCATGGGCATTCCGCGCGTCAGGACCGAGCTTTCGGTGAGCTATATCGATCACAACACCCTTCAGGACGGGTTCGAGAACGCCGATGACCATCGCTACCTGCAGTCGGTAGCGGCCAAATACGGTATCTACCTCTCCAAGGCGGGGAACGGCATCTGTCACCAGGTGCACTTGGAGCGGTTCGGGATACCCGGCAAGACTCTGCTGGGCTCGGACAGCCACACCCCCACAGGCGGTGGCCTGGGCATGATGGCCATCGGCGCAGGCGGGCTGGATGTGGCAGTGGCGATGGGTGGAGGTGCCTTCTATCTCACCTACCCGAAGGTGCTCAAGATCGTGCTCACCGGCCGGCTAAAGCCCTGGGTGGCTGCCAAGGACGTCATCCTCAAAGTGCTGGAAATGCTCACCACCAAAGGCAACGTGGGGTGGATGATTGAGTACGGGGGACCGGGCATCGCCACGCTCTCCGTACCCGAGCGTGCAACGATCACGAACATGGGTGCTGAGTTGGGGGTCACTACCTCACTTTTTCCTAGCGACGAGGTCACCAGACAGTTTCTCAGAGCGCAGGGGCGCGAGGAAGTGTGGGTGCCTTTGGCTCCGGACAGCGACGCGGAGTACGATCGCGTCATCGAGCTCGACCTTGCCAGCATTGAGCCCATGGTCGCCAGGCCGCATAGCCCGGACAATGTCTGTCGGGTGAAGGAAGTGGCCGGCCTCAAGGTGGACCAGGTGTGTGTGGGCAGCTGCACGAACTCCTCGGTCAAAGATCTGCTCACGGTCGCTGCGGTGCTCAAAGGGCGAACGGTGCATCCTGAGGTCAGTTTCGTGGTGGCGCCCGGCTCAAAGCAGGTGCTGCGGATGATCGCCGATTGCGGTGCGCTGAGCGACCTGGTGGCGGCAGGGGCACGCATCATGGAGGCAACCTGCGGCTTTTGCATCGGCAACGGCCAGGCACCTCCCACCAACGGTGTGTCCATCCGCACCAACAATCGCAACTTCGAAGGGCGCTCTGGTACCAAATCGGCGCAGGTGTACCTGGTGAGCCCCGAGACTGCGGCGGCCTGCGCCCTCACCGGGGTCATCACCGATCCCCGCGAGCTGGGCCTGCCCTACCCTGCGATACCAATGCCCGAGCGCTTTACCATCGATGACAGCTTGATCCTCCCACCGGCCAAAGAACCGGAAAAAGTGACTATCGTCCGCGGACCAAACATCGGTGACCCACCGGCCAACACGCCTTTGCCTGACGCGCTGCAGGCCGAGGTGGTGCTAAAAGTTGGAGACAAGATCACTACCGACCACATTATGCCTGCAGGGTCACGGCTCAAATATCGCTCCAACGTGCCCAAGTATGCCACCTTTGTCTTCGAGCCGGTGGACCCAACGTTCCCGGAGCGTTGCATGAGAAACAAGCAGGCCGGTGTGCACAACGTGGTCGTCGGAGGGTGGAGTTACGGTCAAGGTTCTTCCCGCGAACACGCGGCCCTATGTCCCATGTACCTGGGTGTGCGTGCAGTGATCGCCAAGAGCCTGGAGCGCATCCACACCGCTAACCTTATTAACTTTGGCATCCTGCCGCTGCGCTTTAAGGAAGAGGCGGACTATGAGCGAT
- a CDS encoding hydrogenase iron-sulfur subunit, which yields MAGSFEPRVLVLCCDWCADAAADLAGVRRLTMEPNFAVVRMECTSRVEPEFILQALQCGADGVMIAGCHPGDCHYIGGNYRAMRRFTLLRGLVSQFGVDPQRLRLEWFLATEAPRFQQAVNAFVNSLRELGPSPFRVKDVASDVH from the coding sequence GTGGCTGGTTCGTTTGAACCAAGAGTCCTGGTGCTTTGCTGCGATTGGTGCGCCGATGCAGCGGCGGACCTGGCGGGCGTTCGGCGTTTGACCATGGAGCCGAATTTTGCCGTGGTGCGCATGGAGTGCACCTCCCGCGTGGAGCCGGAGTTCATTCTCCAGGCGTTGCAATGCGGGGCTGACGGCGTGATGATTGCGGGATGTCATCCCGGTGATTGTCACTACATCGGCGGAAACTACCGGGCTATGCGTCGTTTTACCCTCTTGCGCGGGCTGGTGAGCCAATTCGGTGTCGATCCCCAGCGCCTGCGCTTGGAATGGTTCCTGGCGACCGAAGCGCCCAGGTTTCAGCAAGCGGTAAATGCCTTCGTGAACTCGCTTAGAGAATTGGGCCCGAGCCCATTCCGTGTAAAGGATGTGGCCAGCGACGTCCACTGA